In one window of Amblyomma americanum isolate KBUSLIRL-KWMA chromosome 9, ASM5285725v1, whole genome shotgun sequence DNA:
- the LOC144104443 gene encoding uncharacterized protein LOC144104443, translated as MGSCVSALSSVGGDRSRRERVFQVWNLDEQGMEVSPGKMEVNATDLVLYQRGRPPVRWPLRGLRRYGFDAQLFSFESGRRCPTGSGIYAFKCHRAEGLFNALQECIQNSGAASAMTTTISSSATGTEQPAPQAPVSVPITQRSDIIFPPPVNNGPTVDASGYLEPIALGSLRPPTAQSTAATTPTVTSQTLPGSQQHQLQHSYVNSCGQCGQPHPPPCVDINTNYAKLDDLLRQEAVVKQRDSNHFYVNVSPMPLGQPQQQQQHQPTPAPPPLQTHSYANLSCPASPERAGASSSNGLAVDEVNYVVLDLDHQSDSSTSAVSPVATAAPTVATAASGGATVSGTGASLTPGSQPTSPLRTPEGYATIDFDRTAALSNSANPSVHHHDDSVRKTRHNSNAVPVLC; from the exons ATGGGCAGCTGTGTGTCAGCCCTATCAAGCGTCGGCGGGGACAGGAGTCGCCGGGAGCGCGTTTTCCAG GTGTGGAACCTGGATGAGCAGGGCATGGAGGTAAGCCCGGGCAAGATGGAGGTGAACGCCACGGACCTGGTGCTGTACCAGCGGGGCCGACCTCCCGTCCGCTGGCCCCTGCGCGGCCTGCGCCGATACGGCTTCGACGCGCAGCTCTTCTCCTTCGAGAGCGGCCGCCGTTGCCCCACGGGCTCGGGCATCTACGCCTTCAAGTGCCACCGGGCCGAGGGACTGTTCAATGCCCTGCAG GAGTGCATCCAGAATTCGGGCGCTGCGTCGGCCATGACTACAACCATCAGCAGTTCGGCCACGGGCACCGAACAGCCTGCTCCTCAGGCTCCAGTCAGCGTACCGATTACACAGCGGAGCGACATTATTTTCCCGCCTCCGGTCAACAATGGCCCCACAGTGGATGCGTCAGGCTACCTCGAGCCCATCGCCCTGGGGTCGTTGCGACCTCCTACAGCGCAGTCTACCGCTGCCACGACGCCAACCGTGACCTCGCAGACACTGCCGGGCTCACAGCAGCACCAGCTGCAGCATTCCTACGTCAACTCATGCGGCCAGTGTGGCCAACCCCACCCACCTCCCTGCGTCGACATCAACACCAACTATGCCAAGCTGGACGATCTGCTCCGGCAGGAGGCAGTTGTAAAGCAGAGGGACAGCAACCACTTCTATGTCAACGTCAGCCCGATGCCGCtggggcagccgcagcagcaacaacagcaccAACCAACACCAGCGCCGCCACCACTGCAGACGCACTCATACGCAAACCTCAGCTGCCCGGCTTCTCCCGAGCGTGCAGGCGCGTCCTCCAGCAACGGTTTGGCGGTGGACGAAGTGAACTACGTGGTGCTCGACCTCGATcaccagagtgactcgagcacgAGCGCCGTGTCCCCCGTGGCGACGGCAGCACCGACAGTAGCCACAGCAGCCTCAGGGGGCGCCACTGTCTCAGGAACCGGCGCCAGCCTGACGCCGGGCTCGCAGCCTACGTCACCCCTGCGCACTCCCGAGGGCTACGCCACCATTGACTTTGACAGGACGGCCGCGCTGTCCAACTCGGCGAACCCGAGTGTGCATCACCATGATGACAGCGTGCGGAAGACACGTCACAACAGCAACGCTGTGCCGGTGCTGTGTTGA